In Streptomyces sclerotialus, one genomic interval encodes:
- a CDS encoding peptidase: MRHTAQDAGTDRRHRSRTAARTACRTVAALFAAGALGATALAAPATAADRPGSAPAASVQDTKKQDTKKHDAKKAAAYWTADRMRAAKPLDLLSGVRKKLTGTAARATADAIPRGKKTTVAPTLPLPSVRLPSLKAFPQAGAPWTGGGKVVRTTGRVFFTYQGRQASCSGDAVTSQNGSTVLTAGHCVKLDGAWHTNWVFVPAYHDGQAPHGKWAATKTLATPQWTASEDINYDIGAAVVAPLDGKRLTDVVGGQGVAFNTGYNKKMYAFGYPAADPYDGSKLIYCSGNSTKDPLLTKDHALTCNMTGGSSGGPWFESFDETTGTGLQSSVNSFGYTFLPNVMFGPYFGDDAKNLYHQAQGS, translated from the coding sequence GTGAGACACACCGCCCAGGACGCCGGCACCGACCGGCGCCACCGCTCCCGCACGGCCGCCCGCACGGCCTGCAGAACCGTTGCGGCACTGTTCGCCGCCGGCGCGCTCGGCGCCACGGCACTCGCGGCACCGGCCACCGCGGCCGACCGGCCCGGCTCCGCACCGGCCGCTTCCGTCCAGGACACGAAGAAGCAGGACACGAAGAAGCACGACGCGAAGAAGGCGGCCGCCTACTGGACCGCCGACCGCATGCGCGCCGCGAAACCGCTGGACCTGCTGTCCGGCGTGCGCAAGAAGCTCACCGGAACGGCGGCCCGCGCCACGGCGGACGCGATACCGCGCGGCAAGAAGACGACCGTCGCGCCCACCCTGCCGCTGCCGTCCGTGCGCCTGCCCTCCCTGAAGGCGTTCCCGCAGGCCGGTGCCCCGTGGACCGGCGGCGGCAAGGTCGTCCGGACCACCGGCCGGGTGTTCTTCACCTACCAGGGCCGCCAGGCCTCCTGCTCCGGCGACGCGGTGACCAGCCAGAACGGCAGTACGGTCCTCACCGCCGGGCACTGCGTGAAGCTGGACGGTGCCTGGCACACCAACTGGGTCTTCGTGCCCGCCTACCACGACGGCCAGGCCCCGCACGGCAAGTGGGCCGCGACCAAGACCCTCGCCACCCCGCAGTGGACCGCGAGCGAGGACATCAACTACGACATCGGCGCCGCGGTCGTCGCCCCGCTCGACGGCAAACGGCTCACTGACGTGGTCGGCGGCCAGGGCGTCGCCTTCAACACCGGCTACAACAAGAAGATGTACGCGTTCGGCTACCCGGCGGCCGACCCGTACGACGGCAGCAAGCTCATCTACTGCAGCGGCAACAGCACCAAGGACCCGCTGCTCACCAAGGACCACGCGCTGACCTGCAACATGACCGGCGGCTCCAGCGGCGGCCCGTGGTTCGAGTCGTTCGACGAGACGACCGGCACCGGCCTGCAGTCATCGGTGAACAGCTTCGGCTACACCTTCCTGCCCAACGTGATGTTCGGGCCGTACTTCGGCGACGACGCGAAGAACCTCTACCACCAAGCACAGGGGAGCTGA
- a CDS encoding TetR/AcrR family transcriptional regulator codes for MGRPRKALLDRERIGATALELVDDKGDFSVPEVARRLGVQTASVYHHVDGRAGVIELLRERITDEIDPGTLDGVAWDVALESWARSYRAAFAAHPRAIPMLMTSPVRAPRVLAQYETVAGLLLAAGFAPSLVLPVITGLDNIVLGSALDMSAPDTMWDVSAGVEVPRLATAQAATGPSRADQAFDLTLAGFLGHCRELLRTGPRQAP; via the coding sequence ATGGGGCGGCCGCGGAAGGCCCTGCTGGACCGGGAGCGCATCGGCGCGACGGCGCTCGAACTCGTCGACGACAAAGGCGACTTCAGCGTGCCGGAGGTGGCCCGCAGGCTCGGCGTGCAGACCGCCTCGGTGTATCACCATGTGGACGGCCGGGCCGGCGTGATCGAACTGCTGCGGGAGCGGATCACCGACGAGATCGACCCGGGCACGCTGGACGGCGTGGCCTGGGACGTGGCCCTGGAGAGCTGGGCGCGCTCCTACCGGGCGGCGTTCGCCGCCCATCCGCGTGCCATCCCGATGCTCATGACCTCACCGGTGCGCGCGCCGCGCGTGCTCGCGCAGTACGAGACCGTGGCCGGGCTGCTGCTGGCGGCGGGCTTCGCCCCGTCCCTCGTCCTGCCGGTCATCACCGGCCTGGACAACATCGTGCTGGGCTCGGCCCTGGACATGTCGGCGCCGGACACCATGTGGGACGTCAGCGCGGGCGTCGAGGTCCCCCGGCTGGCCACGGCCCAGGCCGCCACCGGCCCCTCCCGCGCCGACCAGGCCTTCGACCTGACCCTGGCGGGCTTCCTCGGTCACTGCCGGGAGCTGCTGAGAACCGGCCCGCGTCAGGCCCCGTAG
- a CDS encoding nuclear transport factor 2 family protein, whose product MTTSQDHAEITLLVSRFFRALDERKFDAGWARAYVTDDVRTVTPIGLAEGAAAVRHTEEAIGRFARTQHVSADVLVDADAASGTATASWNALMTHVHHPATLERRGPDADPLFTVGGRYDAQLRRTDDGWRISRMSVEAIWTTGQPPVLPEGVEPVLPR is encoded by the coding sequence ATGACCACTTCACAGGATCATGCCGAGATCACCCTGCTCGTCAGCCGCTTCTTCCGCGCCCTGGACGAGCGGAAGTTCGACGCGGGGTGGGCCCGCGCCTACGTCACCGACGACGTCCGTACGGTGACGCCGATCGGCCTCGCGGAGGGCGCCGCCGCGGTGCGCCACACCGAGGAGGCGATCGGGCGGTTCGCCCGGACCCAGCACGTCTCCGCCGACGTCCTCGTCGACGCCGACGCCGCCTCGGGAACGGCCACCGCGTCCTGGAACGCGCTGATGACCCATGTGCACCACCCCGCCACCCTGGAGCGGCGCGGCCCGGACGCCGACCCCCTGTTCACCGTGGGCGGCCGCTACGACGCGCAGCTGCGCCGCACGGACGACGGCTGGCGGATCTCCCGGATGTCCGTCGAGGCGATCTGGACCACGGGACAGCCCCCGGTCCTGCCCGAGGGCGTGGAGCCGGTACTGCCGCGGTGA
- a CDS encoding multicopper oxidase family protein — protein MRTHTRRAVLGAGLAATGGSLLAACSSGSTSGKGHSGHSGHSGTDGRTVARPVGPDGFVSPDGKEVAAAEKARARKGGTVRKVALTAAATRLDLGGRTVRSWAYGDALPGKEIRATAGDTLALTLANHLPQATSMHWHGLALRNDMDGVPDLTQRAVRPGGSFEYRFTTAHPGTYWFHPHSGTQQDRGLYAPLIVEDPKEPLKYDKEWVVVLDDWVDGVDGSTPDAVLAELRKGMGGMDHGDMDHGDMGHDMSAMSMTSKTAAAAGDGPSRMTMGATSKLLGGDAGDVAYPYYLVNGRTATDPQTFRARPGDRIRIRLINAGGDTAFRVALGGHAMTVTHTDGFPVAHQDTDALLLGMGERYDVLVTAGDGAFPLTALAEGKKRTGLAVLRTGGGAAPDASVRPAELSGKLLTADRLKAGPSVRLRSRTPDRTVTFDLTGSMAKYDWALNRLPYDPDQRYPVRAGERVRLSFRNRTTMWHPMHLHGHTFALGGGSGPRKDTAIVLPGETVHADFDADNPGLWMLHCHNVYHSESGMMTVLGYRK, from the coding sequence ATGCGTACGCACACCCGCCGCGCCGTGCTCGGCGCCGGCCTCGCCGCCACGGGCGGCAGCCTGCTCGCCGCCTGTTCGTCCGGCTCCACGTCCGGGAAGGGCCACTCCGGCCACTCCGGCCACTCCGGCACCGACGGGCGGACCGTCGCCCGCCCCGTGGGCCCCGACGGCTTCGTGTCCCCCGACGGCAAGGAGGTCGCCGCGGCCGAGAAGGCCCGCGCCAGGAAGGGCGGCACCGTCCGGAAGGTCGCCCTGACCGCCGCCGCCACCCGCCTCGACCTCGGCGGCCGTACGGTCCGCAGCTGGGCATACGGCGACGCGCTCCCCGGCAAGGAGATCCGGGCCACCGCGGGCGACACCCTCGCCCTCACCCTCGCCAACCACCTCCCGCAGGCCACGTCGATGCACTGGCACGGCCTCGCCCTCCGCAACGACATGGACGGCGTCCCGGACCTCACCCAGCGCGCCGTCAGGCCCGGCGGGTCGTTCGAGTACCGCTTCACCACCGCCCACCCCGGCACGTACTGGTTCCATCCGCACTCGGGCACCCAGCAGGACCGGGGCCTGTACGCGCCGCTGATCGTCGAGGACCCCAAGGAGCCGCTGAAGTACGACAAGGAGTGGGTCGTCGTCCTGGACGACTGGGTCGACGGGGTGGACGGCTCCACCCCGGACGCCGTGCTCGCCGAACTCCGCAAGGGCATGGGCGGCATGGACCACGGTGACATGGACCACGGTGACATGGGCCACGACATGTCGGCCATGTCGATGACGTCGAAGACGGCGGCCGCGGCGGGTGACGGCCCCTCCCGGATGACGATGGGCGCCACCAGCAAGCTGCTCGGCGGTGACGCGGGCGATGTGGCGTACCCGTACTACCTGGTCAACGGGCGTACGGCGACGGACCCGCAGACGTTCAGGGCCCGGCCGGGCGACCGCATCCGCATCCGCCTGATCAACGCGGGCGGCGACACCGCCTTCCGGGTTGCGCTCGGCGGCCACGCGATGACGGTCACCCACACCGACGGCTTCCCCGTGGCGCACCAGGACACCGACGCGCTGCTGCTGGGCATGGGTGAGCGCTACGACGTGCTGGTCACGGCCGGGGACGGCGCCTTCCCGCTCACCGCGCTCGCCGAGGGCAAGAAGCGCACCGGGCTGGCCGTGCTGCGCACCGGCGGCGGCGCCGCGCCCGACGCCTCCGTACGCCCCGCCGAGCTGTCCGGCAAGCTGCTGACCGCGGACCGCCTGAAGGCCGGTCCGTCCGTACGGCTGCGGTCGCGCACGCCGGACCGCACCGTGACGTTCGACCTCACGGGTTCGATGGCGAAGTACGACTGGGCGCTCAACCGGCTGCCGTACGACCCCGACCAGCGCTACCCGGTCCGTGCGGGGGAACGCGTACGGCTCTCCTTCCGCAACCGGACCACGATGTGGCACCCGATGCACCTGCACGGCCACACCTTCGCGCTGGGCGGCGGCAGCGGCCCGCGCAAGGACACCGCGATCGTGCTGCCCGGTGAGACCGTGCACGCCGACTTCGACGCCGACAACCCGGGCCTGTGGATGCTCCACTGCCACAACGTCTACCACTCGGAGTCCGGGATGATGACGGTCCTCGGCTACCGCAAGTAG
- the glnA gene encoding type I glutamate--ammonia ligase, with protein sequence MDKQQEFVLRTLEERDIRFVRLWFTDVLGFLKSVAVAPAELEQAFDEGIGFDGSAIEGFARVYESDMIAKPDPGTFQILPWRAEAPGTARMFCDILMPDGSPSYADPRYVLKRILAKTSDLGFTFYTHPEIEFFLLKDKPVDGGRPTPADSSGYFDHTPQNVGMDFRRQAITMLESMGISVEFSHHEGAPGQQEIDLRYADALSTADNIMTFRLVMKQVALEQGVQATFMPKPFSEFPGSGMHTHLSLFEGDRNAFHESGAEYQLSKVGRSFIAGLLRHAAETSAITNQWVNSYKRIWGGANRPAGAGGEAPSYICWGHNNRSALIRVPMYKPGKMGSTRVEVRSIDSGANPYLTYAVLLAAGLKGIEEGYELPAGADDDVWALSDAERRALGIEPLPQNLGEAISLMERSELLAETLGEHVFDFFLRNKKQEWEEYRSEVTAFELRKMLPVL encoded by the coding sequence ATGGACAAGCAGCAGGAGTTCGTGCTCCGCACGCTGGAGGAGCGCGACATCCGCTTCGTACGGCTGTGGTTCACCGATGTGCTCGGTTTCCTGAAGTCGGTCGCGGTGGCCCCCGCCGAGCTGGAGCAGGCCTTCGACGAGGGCATCGGCTTCGACGGTTCGGCCATCGAGGGCTTCGCGCGGGTCTACGAGTCCGACATGATCGCCAAGCCGGACCCCGGCACCTTCCAGATCCTGCCGTGGCGCGCCGAGGCCCCGGGCACCGCCCGGATGTTCTGCGACATCCTGATGCCGGACGGCTCCCCGTCGTACGCCGACCCGCGCTACGTCCTCAAGCGCATCCTGGCCAAGACCTCCGACCTCGGGTTCACCTTCTACACCCACCCCGAGATCGAGTTCTTCCTGCTCAAGGACAAGCCGGTGGACGGCGGCCGGCCGACCCCCGCCGACTCCTCCGGCTACTTCGACCACACCCCGCAGAACGTGGGCATGGACTTCCGGCGCCAGGCGATCACGATGCTGGAGTCGATGGGCATCTCGGTGGAGTTCAGCCACCACGAGGGCGCCCCGGGCCAGCAGGAGATCGACCTCCGGTACGCCGACGCGCTGTCCACCGCCGACAACATCATGACCTTCCGGCTCGTCATGAAGCAGGTCGCGCTGGAGCAGGGCGTGCAGGCGACCTTCATGCCGAAGCCGTTCTCGGAGTTCCCCGGCTCCGGCATGCACACCCACCTCTCGCTCTTCGAGGGCGACCGCAACGCCTTCCACGAGTCGGGCGCCGAGTACCAGCTCTCCAAGGTCGGCCGGTCCTTCATCGCGGGCCTGCTGCGGCACGCGGCGGAGACCTCCGCGATCACCAACCAGTGGGTGAATTCCTACAAGCGGATCTGGGGCGGCGCCAACCGCCCGGCGGGCGCCGGCGGCGAGGCCCCCTCGTACATCTGCTGGGGTCACAACAACCGCTCGGCACTGATCCGGGTCCCCATGTACAAGCCCGGCAAGATGGGCTCGACCCGGGTCGAGGTGCGCTCCATCGACTCCGGTGCCAACCCCTACCTGACGTACGCGGTGCTGCTGGCCGCCGGACTCAAGGGCATCGAGGAGGGGTACGAACTCCCCGCCGGCGCCGACGACGACGTGTGGGCCCTGTCGGATGCCGAGCGGCGCGCGCTGGGCATCGAGCCGCTGCCGCAGAACCTCGGCGAGGCCATCTCCCTCATGGAGCGCAGCGAACTCCTCGCGGAGACCCTCGGCGAGCACGTCTTCGACTTCTTCCTGCGCAACAAGAAGCAGGAATGGGAGGAGTACCGCTCCGAGGTCACCGCCTTCGAGCTGCGCAAGATGCTGCCCGTGCTCTAG
- a CDS encoding bifunctional [glutamine synthetase] adenylyltransferase/[glutamine synthetase]-adenylyl-L-tyrosine phosphorylase — protein MALPAPQGRRSSTFTRLLRYGFTDPQAAGKLLDAPELSSVRSDSVLLEALGATADPDQALRELVRLAEAQPQEDQQRLLSTLVAAKPLRDRLLGVLGASEALADHLVRHPRDWETLATYESVDLHPTTPEFEQALAEGIWGERGAKLSREDALRVAYRRALLGIAARDVCGTTDVAQTAAELADLATATVRAALEIASEEQPGDAAVSRLAVIGMGKCGGHELNYVSDVDVIFVAEPKDGVEESDALQAATRLAARMMRVCSDVTPEGTIWPVDANLRPEGRNGPLVRTLSSHLAYYQRWAKTWEFQALLKARTVAGDPELGQEYVDAVTPLVWQAAERENFITDVRQMRRRVVANIPAGQVDRELKLGPGGLRDVEFAVQLLQLVHGRSDATLRSATTLDALKALAAGGYVGRQDAAALDKAYRFLRSLEHRIQLHKLRRTHLMPEDEHELRRLARSLGMRTEPVDTLRKEWKWHAREVRRLHEKLFYRPLLDAVAVLDPGEIRLSAKAAGQRLEALGYEDPVAALRHLEALASGVTRKAAIQRTLLPVLLGWFADSADPDAGLLGFRKVSDALGNTPWYLRLLRDEGAAAENLARVLSAGRLAPDLLLRAPEAVALLGAPDGLKPRGRAALEQEVLAAVGRADGAEQAVAAARGVRRRELFRTAAADLIGAYGTEASPAEEDHGQAVDAVGSALSDLNAATVAGALRAAVREQWGDTLPTRFAVIGMGRFGGHELNYGSDADVLFVHEPREGADEQEAAKAAFAVANEMRRLLQLPSADPPLLIDADLRPEGKTGPLVRSLASYAAYYRRWSLTWEAQALLRAEPVAGDEAVGRRFIELADPLRYPREGLSEDAVREIRRLKARMESERLPRGADPTMHTKLGRGGLSDVEWTVQLLQMRHGHELPELRTTRTRVALAAARAAGLIGEDEARTLDEAWVLATRVRNAVMLVRGRPGDTFPGDARELAAVGRYLGYEEGHVGEMLDDYRRTTRRARGVVEELFYGA, from the coding sequence ATGGCACTTCCCGCTCCGCAGGGACGGCGGAGCAGCACGTTCACCCGGCTGCTGCGGTACGGATTCACCGACCCGCAGGCAGCCGGGAAGCTGCTGGACGCCCCCGAACTGTCCTCCGTACGGTCCGACTCGGTGCTCCTCGAAGCGCTCGGGGCCACCGCCGACCCGGACCAGGCGCTCAGAGAGCTCGTCCGGCTGGCCGAGGCGCAGCCGCAGGAGGACCAGCAGCGGCTGCTCTCCACGCTGGTGGCCGCCAAGCCGCTGCGGGACCGGCTGCTGGGCGTGCTGGGCGCCTCCGAGGCGCTCGCCGACCACCTCGTACGGCACCCCAGGGACTGGGAGACGCTGGCCACGTACGAGTCGGTCGACCTGCACCCCACCACCCCGGAGTTCGAGCAGGCGCTCGCCGAGGGCATCTGGGGCGAGCGGGGCGCGAAACTGTCCCGCGAGGACGCGCTGCGGGTCGCGTACCGCCGCGCGCTGCTGGGCATCGCGGCCCGTGACGTCTGCGGCACGACGGACGTGGCGCAGACCGCTGCCGAGCTGGCGGACCTGGCCACGGCCACGGTGCGGGCCGCACTGGAGATCGCCTCCGAGGAGCAGCCCGGGGACGCGGCCGTCAGCCGGCTCGCCGTCATCGGCATGGGCAAGTGCGGCGGCCACGAGCTGAACTACGTCTCCGACGTGGACGTCATCTTCGTCGCCGAGCCCAAGGACGGCGTCGAGGAGTCCGACGCGCTGCAGGCCGCCACCCGGCTCGCGGCGCGCATGATGCGGGTCTGCTCCGACGTCACGCCCGAGGGCACGATCTGGCCCGTCGACGCCAACCTCCGCCCCGAAGGCCGCAACGGCCCCCTCGTGCGCACCCTCAGCAGCCACCTCGCGTACTACCAGCGCTGGGCCAAGACCTGGGAGTTCCAGGCACTGCTGAAGGCCCGGACGGTGGCCGGCGACCCGGAGCTGGGGCAGGAGTACGTCGACGCGGTCACCCCGCTGGTCTGGCAGGCCGCCGAGCGCGAGAACTTCATCACCGACGTACGGCAGATGCGCCGCCGGGTCGTCGCCAACATCCCCGCCGGCCAGGTCGACCGCGAGCTCAAGCTCGGCCCCGGCGGCCTGCGGGACGTGGAATTCGCCGTGCAGCTGCTCCAGTTGGTGCACGGCCGCAGTGACGCCACGCTGCGCAGCGCCACCACGCTCGACGCGCTGAAAGCCCTCGCGGCCGGCGGCTACGTGGGCCGCCAGGACGCCGCGGCGCTGGACAAGGCGTACCGCTTCCTGCGCTCCCTGGAGCACCGCATCCAGCTGCACAAGCTGCGCCGTACGCACCTGATGCCGGAGGACGAGCACGAACTGCGCAGGCTCGCCCGTTCGCTCGGCATGCGCACCGAGCCCGTCGACACCCTCCGCAAGGAGTGGAAGTGGCACGCGCGCGAGGTGCGCCGGCTGCACGAGAAGCTGTTCTACCGCCCGCTGCTCGACGCCGTCGCCGTACTGGACCCGGGCGAGATCCGGCTCTCCGCGAAGGCCGCCGGGCAGCGCCTGGAGGCACTGGGGTACGAGGACCCGGTCGCCGCACTGCGCCACCTGGAGGCGCTGGCCTCCGGCGTCACCCGCAAGGCCGCCATCCAGCGGACCCTGCTGCCGGTGCTGCTGGGCTGGTTCGCCGACTCCGCCGATCCGGACGCGGGGCTGCTCGGCTTCCGCAAGGTCTCCGACGCGCTCGGCAACACGCCCTGGTACCTGCGCCTGCTGCGTGACGAGGGCGCGGCGGCGGAGAACCTGGCGCGGGTGCTGTCGGCCGGCCGGCTCGCCCCCGACCTGCTGCTGCGCGCCCCCGAAGCGGTGGCGCTGCTCGGCGCGCCGGACGGGCTCAAGCCGCGTGGCCGGGCCGCGCTGGAGCAGGAGGTGCTGGCCGCCGTCGGCCGCGCGGACGGCGCGGAGCAGGCGGTGGCGGCGGCCCGCGGAGTGCGCCGCCGTGAGCTGTTCCGCACCGCGGCCGCCGACCTGATCGGCGCGTACGGTACGGAGGCCAGCCCCGCCGAGGAGGACCACGGGCAGGCCGTGGACGCCGTGGGCTCGGCGCTCTCCGACCTGAACGCCGCGACGGTCGCGGGCGCGCTGCGGGCCGCGGTGCGCGAGCAGTGGGGCGACACCCTGCCGACCCGCTTCGCCGTGATCGGCATGGGCCGCTTCGGCGGCCACGAGCTGAACTACGGCTCGGACGCGGACGTGCTGTTCGTGCACGAGCCGCGGGAGGGCGCCGACGAGCAGGAGGCCGCCAAGGCCGCGTTCGCGGTGGCCAACGAGATGCGCCGGCTGCTCCAGCTGCCCTCCGCCGACCCGCCGCTGCTGATCGATGCCGATCTGCGCCCGGAGGGCAAGACGGGCCCGCTGGTGCGCTCGCTCGCCTCCTACGCCGCGTACTACCGCCGCTGGTCGCTGACCTGGGAGGCCCAGGCGCTGCTGCGGGCCGAGCCGGTCGCGGGCGACGAGGCGGTCGGGCGGCGGTTCATCGAGCTGGCCGACCCGCTCCGCTACCCGCGCGAGGGGCTGAGCGAGGATGCGGTGCGCGAGATCCGCCGGCTCAAGGCCCGGATGGAGTCCGAGCGGCTGCCGCGCGGCGCCGACCCGACGATGCACACCAAGCTGGGGCGCGGCGGCCTGAGCGACGTGGAGTGGACGGTCCAGCTGCTCCAGATGCGGCACGGCCACGAGCTGCCGGAGCTGCGCACCACCCGGACCCGGGTGGCGCTGGCCGCGGCGCGCGCCGCCGGGCTGATCGGCGAGGACGAGGCCCGGACGCTGGACGAGGCCTGGGTACTGGCCACGCGCGTGCGGAACGCGGTGATGCTGGTACGCGGCCGGCCCGGCGACACGTTCCCGGGCGATGCCCGGGAGCTGGCCGCGGTCGGGCGCTACCTCGGGTACGAGGAGGGGCACGTCGGGGAGATGCTGGACGACTACCGGCGGACCACCCGGCGGGCGCGCGGCGTCGTCGAGGAGTTGTTCTACGGGGCCTGA
- a CDS encoding NAD+ synthase, with protein MPRLRLALHQADFCVGDIARNAETIVRRTREAAGRGAHLAAFPEMALTGYPVEDLALRPSFVEASRDALRALAARLADEGLGGTAVVTGYLDRCEQARPRYGRPAGAPQNAAAVLHRGRVALTFAKHHLPNYGVFDEYRYFVPGDTLPLVRVHGVDIALAICEDLWQDGGRVPAARTAGAGLLLSVNASPYERDKDDTRLELVRKRAQEAGCTTAYLAMTGGQDDLVFDGDSIVVDAHGEVLTRAPQFTEECLLLDLDLPAAAAEPPSGVVDDGLRIDHVTLSADPLPPYEALSPPAPAPRLDASEEIYGALVMGLRAYVTKNGFRSVVIGLSGGIDSALVAAVAVDALGAAQVYGVSMPSRYSSQHSQDDAAELARRTGLHYRTVPIGPMFDAYMQSLPLTGLAEENLQSRIRGTTLMAISNQEGHLVLAPGNKSELACGYSTLYGDSVGAYGPIKDVYKTTVFQLAKWRNQAAAERGETPPVPENSITKPPSAELRPGQVDTDSLPDYPTLDAILDLYVDRDLGHQEIIARGFAPELVTRVLRLVDAAEYKRRQYPPGTKISAKGFGKDRRLPVTNRWREG; from the coding sequence GTGCCCCGACTTCGACTCGCTCTGCATCAGGCGGACTTCTGCGTGGGTGACATCGCGCGGAACGCCGAAACGATCGTGCGCCGGACCCGGGAAGCCGCCGGACGGGGAGCGCACCTGGCCGCGTTCCCCGAGATGGCGCTGACCGGCTATCCCGTGGAGGACCTCGCGCTGCGGCCCTCCTTCGTCGAGGCGAGCCGCGACGCGCTGCGCGCCCTCGCCGCCCGGCTGGCCGACGAGGGCCTCGGCGGGACCGCCGTCGTCACCGGCTACCTGGACCGCTGCGAGCAGGCCCGGCCCCGGTACGGACGGCCCGCCGGCGCCCCGCAGAACGCCGCCGCCGTGCTGCACCGCGGCCGGGTGGCGCTCACCTTCGCCAAGCACCACCTGCCCAACTACGGCGTCTTCGACGAGTACCGGTACTTCGTGCCCGGCGACACCCTCCCCCTCGTCCGGGTGCACGGCGTCGACATCGCCCTCGCCATCTGCGAGGACCTGTGGCAGGACGGCGGCCGGGTCCCGGCGGCCCGTACGGCGGGCGCCGGCCTGCTGCTGTCCGTCAACGCCTCCCCCTACGAGCGGGACAAGGACGACACCCGGCTGGAGCTGGTGCGCAAGCGCGCCCAGGAGGCCGGCTGCACGACGGCGTACCTGGCGATGACCGGCGGCCAGGACGACCTGGTCTTCGACGGCGACTCGATCGTGGTCGACGCGCACGGCGAGGTGCTGACCCGGGCCCCGCAGTTCACCGAGGAGTGCCTGCTCCTCGATCTGGACCTGCCGGCCGCCGCGGCGGAACCGCCGTCCGGCGTCGTGGACGACGGCCTCCGCATCGACCACGTCACCCTCTCCGCCGACCCGCTGCCGCCGTACGAAGCGCTGTCGCCGCCCGCCCCGGCCCCCCGCCTGGACGCGTCCGAGGAGATCTACGGCGCGCTGGTCATGGGCCTGCGCGCCTACGTCACCAAGAACGGCTTCCGCAGCGTCGTCATCGGGCTGTCCGGCGGCATCGACTCGGCGCTGGTCGCGGCCGTCGCCGTCGACGCCCTCGGAGCTGCGCAGGTGTACGGCGTCTCCATGCCGTCCCGGTACTCCTCCCAGCACTCCCAGGACGACGCCGCCGAACTGGCCCGCCGCACGGGGCTGCACTACCGCACGGTCCCCATCGGGCCCATGTTCGATGCCTACATGCAGTCCCTCCCGCTCACCGGCCTGGCCGAGGAGAACCTGCAGTCCCGCATCCGCGGCACGACGCTCATGGCGATCTCCAACCAGGAGGGCCACCTCGTCCTGGCCCCCGGCAACAAGTCCGAGCTGGCGTGCGGCTACTCGACGCTCTACGGCGACTCCGTGGGCGCGTACGGCCCGATCAAGGACGTCTACAAGACGACCGTCTTCCAGCTCGCGAAGTGGCGCAACCAGGCGGCAGCGGAGCGCGGCGAGACACCGCCCGTCCCGGAGAACTCGATCACCAAGCCGCCCAGCGCCGAGCTGCGCCCCGGTCAGGTCGACACCGACTCGCTGCCCGACTATCCGACGCTCGACGCGATCCTGGACCTGTACGTCGACCGGGACCTCGGCCATCAGGAGATCATCGCCCGCGGCTTCGCCCCGGAGCTGGTGACCCGTGTCCTGCGGCTGGTCGACGCGGCCGAGTACAAGCGCCGGCAGTACCCGCCGGGTACCAAGATCTCCGCCAAGGGCTTCGGCAAGGACCGCCGCCTGCCGGTGACCAACCGGTGGCGCGAGGGGTGA